The following are encoded in a window of Pseudomonas sp. St316 genomic DNA:
- the ppa gene encoding inorganic diphosphatase translates to MSYSKIPAGKDLPNDIYVAIEIPANHAPIKYEIDKDSDCLFVDRFMATPMFYPANYGYIPNTLADDGDPLDVLVVTPYPVAPGSVIRARPVGILNMTDDGGGDAKVIAVPHDKLSQLYVDVKEYTDLPPLLIQQIEHFFANYKDLEKGKWVKIEGWAGADAAREAITKSVAAYKG, encoded by the coding sequence ATGAGCTACAGCAAGATTCCGGCTGGCAAAGACCTGCCGAACGACATCTACGTCGCGATCGAAATCCCGGCCAACCACGCCCCGATCAAATACGAAATCGACAAAGACAGCGATTGCCTGTTCGTTGACCGTTTCATGGCCACCCCCATGTTCTACCCGGCCAACTACGGTTACATCCCCAACACCCTGGCCGACGACGGCGACCCCCTCGACGTGCTGGTCGTGACCCCCTACCCAGTGGCCCCAGGCTCGGTCATCCGCGCCCGTCCAGTCGGCATCCTGAACATGACCGACGACGGCGGCGGCGATGCCAAAGTCATCGCAGTGCCACACGACAAACTGTCGCAACTGTACGTCGACGTGAAGGAATACACCGACCTGCCACCGCTGCTGATCCAGCAGATCGAGCACTTCTTCGCGAACTACAAAGACCTCGAAAAAGGCAAGTGGGTCAAGATCGAAGGCTGGGCCGGCGCAGACGCCGCCCGCGAAGCGATCACCAAGTCGGTTGCCGCCTACAAAGGCTGA
- a CDS encoding aldehyde dehydrogenase family protein, with protein sequence MRYAHPGTEGAIVSFKSKYGNYIGGEFVAPVKGQYFTNTSPVNGQPIAEFPRSTAEDIDKALDAAHAAADAWGATSVQARSLILLKIADRIEANLEVLAITESWDNGKAVRETLNADIPLAADHFRYFAGCLRAQEGSAAEIDGNTVAYHIHEPLGVVGQIIPWNFPLLMAAWKLAPALAAGNCVVLKPAEQTPLGICVLMELIGDLLPPGVLNVVQGFGKEAGEALATSKRIAKIAFTGSTPVGSHIMKCAAENIIPSTVELGGKSPNIFFEDIMQAEPSFIEKAAEGLVLAFFNQGEVCTCPSRALVQESIYDEFMQVVMKKVLQIKRGDPLDTDTMVGAQASEQQFDKILSYLEIAKGEGAELLTGGKVEKLEGNLATGYYIQPTLLKGTNKMRVFQEEIFGPVVSITTFKDEAEALAIANDTEFGLGAGLWTRDINRAYRMGRAIKAGRVWTNCYHLYPAHAAFGGYKKSGVGRETHKMMLDHYQQTKNLLVSYDINPLGFF encoded by the coding sequence ATGCGTTACGCTCACCCCGGTACTGAAGGCGCTATCGTTTCGTTCAAGAGCAAATACGGTAACTACATCGGCGGCGAGTTCGTCGCGCCTGTCAAAGGTCAGTACTTCACCAATACTTCCCCGGTCAATGGCCAGCCCATTGCCGAATTCCCGCGCTCCACCGCCGAAGACATCGACAAAGCCCTGGACGCCGCCCATGCCGCAGCGGATGCCTGGGGCGCCACCTCGGTTCAGGCCCGTTCGCTGATCCTGCTGAAAATCGCCGACCGCATCGAAGCCAACCTCGAAGTGCTGGCGATCACCGAATCCTGGGACAACGGCAAGGCCGTGCGCGAAACCCTCAACGCCGACATCCCCCTGGCCGCCGACCATTTCCGCTATTTCGCCGGTTGCCTGCGAGCCCAGGAAGGCAGCGCCGCCGAGATCGACGGCAACACCGTGGCCTATCACATCCATGAACCGCTGGGCGTGGTCGGGCAGATCATTCCGTGGAACTTCCCGCTGCTGATGGCCGCCTGGAAACTCGCCCCGGCCCTGGCCGCCGGCAACTGCGTGGTGCTCAAGCCAGCCGAGCAAACCCCGCTGGGCATCTGCGTGCTCATGGAACTGATCGGCGACCTGCTGCCACCGGGCGTGCTGAACGTGGTGCAAGGCTTCGGTAAAGAAGCCGGCGAAGCCCTCGCCACCAGCAAGCGCATCGCCAAGATCGCCTTCACCGGTTCCACCCCGGTGGGCTCGCACATCATGAAGTGCGCCGCCGAAAACATCATCCCGTCCACCGTGGAACTGGGCGGCAAGTCGCCGAACATCTTCTTCGAAGACATCATGCAGGCCGAGCCAAGCTTCATCGAAAAAGCCGCCGAAGGCCTGGTGCTGGCGTTCTTCAACCAGGGTGAAGTCTGCACCTGCCCATCCCGCGCCCTGGTGCAGGAGTCGATCTACGACGAATTCATGCAAGTGGTGATGAAGAAAGTCCTGCAGATCAAACGCGGCGACCCGCTGGACACCGACACCATGGTCGGCGCCCAGGCGTCCGAGCAGCAATTCGACAAGATTCTTTCGTACCTGGAAATCGCCAAGGGCGAAGGCGCCGAGCTGCTGACCGGTGGCAAGGTGGAAAAACTCGAAGGCAACCTGGCGACCGGGTATTACATCCAGCCAACCCTGCTCAAGGGCACCAACAAGATGCGCGTGTTCCAGGAAGAAATCTTTGGCCCGGTGGTGAGCATCACCACCTTCAAGGACGAAGCCGAAGCCCTGGCGATCGCCAACGACACCGAGTTCGGCCTCGGCGCCGGCCTGTGGACCCGCGACATCAACCGCGCCTACCGCATGGGCCGGGCGATCAAGGCCGGTCGCGTGTGGACCAACTGCTACCACCTGTACCCGGCGCACGCCGCGTTCGGTGGCTACAAGAAGTCCGGCGTGGGTCGTGAGACGCACAAGATGATGCTCGACCACTATCAGCAGACCAAGAACCTGCTGGTGAGCTACGACATCAATCCGTTGGGGTTCTTCTAA
- a CDS encoding GNAT family N-acetyltransferase — translation MRIIQATLEHLDLLTPLFVKYREFYGSLPYPDSSRAFLEKRLRRKESVIYLALPDDDDSKLLGFCQLYPSYSSLSLKRVWILNDIYVAEDARRQLVADHLIRTAKKMAKETNAVRMRVSTSSNNEVAQKTYESIGFKEDTEFKNYVLPISEGI, via the coding sequence ATGCGGATTATCCAAGCGACCCTGGAACACCTGGACCTGCTGACCCCATTGTTCGTCAAGTACCGGGAATTCTACGGTTCACTGCCCTACCCGGACTCGTCCCGAGCCTTCCTCGAAAAACGCCTGCGCCGCAAGGAATCGGTGATCTACCTGGCCCTGCCCGATGACGACGACAGCAAATTGCTGGGCTTCTGCCAGCTCTACCCCAGCTACTCTTCGCTGTCGCTCAAGCGCGTGTGGATCCTCAACGACATCTACGTCGCCGAAGACGCCCGCCGCCAACTGGTGGCCGACCACCTGATCCGCACCGCAAAAAAAATGGCCAAGGAAACCAACGCCGTGCGCATGCGCGTTTCCACCAGCAGCAACAACGAAGTGGCCCAGAAGACCTACGAATCCATCGGGTTCAAGGAAGACACCGAGTTCAAGAACTACGTGCTGCCGATCAGCGAAGGGATCTGA
- a CDS encoding integrase arm-type DNA-binding domain-containing protein yields the protein MGKLNPKQVENLAEPGTYEDGDGLRLEIKPSGSKSWTLRFQLAGRRREMGLGSYPEVSLKKARLAASAKRSQLSDGVDPLAARDIERAALRAAQRANEAKQLKFETLATEYRNAHGAAWSEKWRKGWLRKLELYAFDHIGKLSACEIGTPQVLKVLQPIWATKTRTADEVRGQIEQILEAAKSRNLREGENPARWRGHLENLLSRAEKKKARKREHFEAMRWQDVPTLMTRLSTNNTPASFAARLLIMTGARAHMVRFARWDEFDLEAGTWSLPDERMKMRVAFVVPLAEEVVKLVRSISRDEASPFLFPGQGKTGAMHANAIRTLLHDMDYKHITRHGFRSSFRDWAGECTHYHREICEMALAHDERDQTEGAYSRTDFLDKRRLLMKDWVNFLLPESVIANENIK from the coding sequence ATGGGTAAGCTGAATCCGAAACAAGTCGAAAACCTTGCCGAACCCGGCACCTACGAAGACGGTGATGGCCTACGGTTGGAAATCAAACCTAGCGGTAGTAAATCCTGGACGCTTCGCTTCCAACTGGCGGGGCGCCGGAGAGAGATGGGCCTAGGCTCATACCCTGAGGTGAGTCTTAAGAAAGCTAGGCTCGCAGCCAGCGCCAAACGCAGTCAGTTGAGCGACGGTGTAGATCCATTAGCAGCTCGCGACATCGAACGCGCAGCTCTGCGCGCTGCTCAGCGCGCCAATGAAGCGAAGCAACTGAAGTTCGAGACGCTCGCTACGGAATATCGTAACGCACACGGTGCCGCATGGTCGGAGAAGTGGCGTAAAGGCTGGCTGCGCAAGCTTGAGCTTTATGCCTTTGACCATATCGGCAAACTGTCAGCCTGTGAGATCGGTACTCCTCAAGTACTCAAGGTTCTGCAACCAATCTGGGCGACTAAAACAAGAACCGCCGATGAAGTACGTGGGCAGATAGAACAGATTCTGGAAGCCGCAAAGTCACGCAACCTGCGAGAGGGTGAGAACCCTGCTCGCTGGCGCGGACACTTGGAGAATCTTTTGAGCCGCGCTGAAAAGAAGAAGGCTCGGAAGCGTGAGCACTTTGAAGCCATGCGGTGGCAGGATGTGCCTACGCTGATGACCAGACTTAGCACAAACAACACCCCAGCTTCGTTCGCTGCTCGATTGCTCATCATGACCGGTGCGCGTGCCCACATGGTGAGGTTCGCCCGATGGGATGAGTTTGATTTGGAAGCCGGCACTTGGTCACTACCCGACGAGCGTATGAAAATGCGGGTGGCTTTTGTTGTTCCGCTAGCGGAGGAAGTCGTAAAACTCGTGCGGAGCATTTCGAGAGACGAAGCAAGTCCTTTTCTATTCCCAGGCCAGGGCAAGACAGGAGCCATGCATGCAAACGCAATCCGTACACTCCTGCATGACATGGACTACAAACACATCACCCGCCATGGCTTTCGATCTTCATTTCGTGACTGGGCAGGTGAATGCACACACTACCACCGTGAGATCTGTGAAATGGCGTTAGCACATGATGAGCGAGATCAAACCGAGGGGGCCTACTCTCGTACTGATTTTCTCGACAAACGACGCCTACTTATGAAAGATTGGGTAAACTTTTTGCTTCCGGAGTCAGTGATCGCTAATGAAAACATTAAGTAA
- a CDS encoding ethanolamine ammonia-lyase subunit EutB codes for MAAFAHSVGAQTYRFDSLKDLMAKASPARSGDFLAEVAALNDGERVAAQMALADLPLSHFLQEMLIPYEVDEVTRLIVDTHDKHAFATVSHLTVGGFRDWLLSDAADEHSLRALAPGLTPEMVAAVSKIMRVQDLVLVAQKIRVVTQFRGTLGLRGRLSTRLQPNHPTDEPAGIAASILDGLLFGNGDAMIGINPATDSTASICAMLEMLDAIIQRYDIPTQGCVLTHVTTSIEAANRGVPLDLVFQSIAGTEAANASFGINLNVLQEGYDAGLSLNRGTLGNNLMYFETGQGSALSANAHHGVDQQTCETRAYAVARHFNPFLVNTVVGFIGPEYLYNGKQIIRAGLEDHFCGKLLGVPMGCDICYTNHAEADQDDMDTLLTLLGVAGINFIMGIPGSDDIMLNYQTTSFHDALYARQTLGLKPAPEFETWLANMGIFTQADGRVRFGDNLPPAFRHALAHLR; via the coding sequence ATGGCCGCATTCGCCCATTCCGTCGGCGCCCAGACCTATCGCTTCGACAGCCTCAAAGACCTGATGGCCAAGGCCAGCCCGGCGCGTTCCGGGGATTTCCTGGCCGAGGTCGCGGCGCTTAACGATGGTGAGCGGGTGGCCGCGCAAATGGCCCTGGCTGACCTGCCCCTAAGCCATTTCCTGCAAGAAATGCTGATTCCTTACGAGGTCGACGAAGTCACCCGACTGATCGTCGACACGCATGACAAACACGCCTTCGCCACGGTCAGCCACCTCACCGTCGGCGGTTTTCGCGACTGGCTGCTCAGCGACGCCGCCGACGAGCACAGCCTGCGGGCCCTGGCCCCGGGCCTGACGCCAGAAATGGTCGCTGCCGTGTCGAAGATCATGCGCGTGCAAGACCTGGTATTGGTTGCGCAGAAAATCCGCGTAGTCACCCAATTCCGCGGCACCCTCGGCCTGCGCGGGCGGCTGTCCACGCGCCTGCAACCCAACCACCCCACCGACGAACCGGCCGGGATCGCCGCGAGCATCCTCGACGGCCTGCTCTTCGGCAACGGCGACGCCATGATCGGCATCAACCCGGCCACCGACAGCACGGCCTCGATCTGCGCCATGCTGGAAATGCTCGACGCCATCATCCAGCGCTATGACATCCCCACTCAGGGCTGCGTGCTGACCCACGTCACCACGTCCATCGAAGCGGCCAACCGCGGCGTGCCCCTGGACCTGGTGTTCCAGTCCATCGCCGGCACCGAAGCGGCCAACGCCAGTTTCGGCATCAACCTGAACGTGTTGCAGGAAGGCTACGACGCCGGCCTCAGCCTGAATCGCGGCACCCTCGGCAACAACCTGATGTATTTCGAAACCGGCCAGGGCAGCGCGCTGTCGGCCAACGCCCACCACGGCGTCGATCAACAGACTTGCGAGACGCGGGCCTACGCCGTGGCCCGACATTTCAACCCATTCCTGGTGAACACGGTTGTAGGATTCATCGGCCCCGAATACCTGTACAACGGCAAACAGATCATCCGCGCCGGCCTCGAAGACCACTTCTGCGGCAAGCTGTTGGGCGTGCCGATGGGCTGCGACATCTGCTACACCAACCACGCCGAAGCCGACCAGGACGACATGGACACCCTGCTGACCCTGCTGGGCGTGGCCGGGATCAACTTCATCATGGGCATCCCCGGCTCCGACGACATCATGCTCAACTACCAGACCACCTCATTCCACGACGCCCTCTACGCCCGCCAGACCCTGGGCCTGAAACCGGCGCCGGAGTTCGAGACTTGGCTGGCGAACATGGGCATCTTCACCCAGGCCGATGGCCGGGTGCGGTTCGGCGACAACCTGCCACCGGCGTTTCGTCACGCCCTGGCACATTTGCGATAA
- the eutC gene encoding ethanolamine ammonia-lyase subunit EutC has protein sequence MDKTPVDSSNPWLDLRRLTPARIALGRTGTSLPTQAQLDFQYAHAQARDAVHLAFDHQGIRAQLTERGRESLLLHSAASDRNSYLQRPDLGRRLDEASAQALDDYATAHPGGVDLAIVVADGLSALAVHRHTLPFLARLEEQIAADGWSVSPVILVEQGRVAVADEVAQRLGAKMSVILIGERPGLSSPDSLGLYFTYNPKVGLTDAYRNCISNVRLEGLSYGMAAHRLVYLMREACRRQLSGVNLKDEAQVQTLDSENTADMKGNFLLMPPQS, from the coding sequence ATGGACAAGACACCTGTCGATTCGTCAAACCCCTGGCTGGACCTGCGCCGCCTGACCCCGGCGCGCATCGCCCTGGGCCGCACCGGCACCAGCCTGCCGACCCAGGCGCAACTGGATTTTCAGTACGCCCACGCCCAGGCGCGTGATGCGGTGCACCTGGCGTTCGACCATCAAGGTATTCGTGCACAACTGACCGAACGCGGCCGCGAAAGCCTGTTGCTCCACAGCGCCGCCAGCGACCGCAACAGCTACCTGCAGCGGCCGGACCTGGGCCGACGACTGGATGAAGCCTCGGCGCAGGCGCTGGACGACTACGCCACCGCCCATCCCGGCGGCGTAGACCTGGCCATCGTCGTCGCTGATGGCCTGTCAGCGCTGGCGGTGCATCGGCATACCCTACCGTTTCTGGCGCGCTTGGAAGAACAGATCGCCGCTGACGGCTGGTCAGTGTCGCCCGTAATCCTGGTGGAACAGGGCCGGGTGGCGGTGGCCGATGAAGTGGCGCAGCGGCTCGGCGCGAAAATGTCGGTGATCCTCATCGGCGAACGCCCCGGCCTCAGCTCGCCCGACAGCCTGGGGCTGTATTTCACCTACAACCCCAAGGTCGGCCTCACCGATGCCTATCGCAACTGCATCTCCAACGTCCGCCTCGAAGGCCTGAGCTACGGCATGGCGGCTCATCGCCTGGTCTACCTGATGCGCGAGGCCTGTCGCAGACAGCTCTCGGGGGTCAATCTGAAGGACGAAGCCCAGGTCCAAACTCTAGACTCGGAAAATACCGCCGATATGAAAGGTAACTTCCTACTGATGCCGCCCCAAAGCTGA
- the eat gene encoding ethanolamine permease, translated as MTTTTQLKPTLGTLHLWGIAVGLVISGEYFGWSYGWGTAGTLGFLVTALMVALMYTCFIFSFTELTTAIPHAGGPFAYSRRAFGEKGGLIAGIATLIEFVFAPPAIAMAIGAYLNVQFPELDPKLAAVGAYIVFMTLNILGVSIAAAFELVVTVLAVAELLVFMGVVAPGFSFSNFVLNGWSGSNEFTLASIPGIFAAIPFAIWFFLAIEGAAMAAEEAKDPKRTIPRAYVSGILTLVFLAIGVMIMAGGVGDWRTLSNINDPLPQAMKAVVGNNSTWMHMLVWIGLFGLVASFHGIILGYSRQFFALARAGYLPRGLAKLSRFQTPHRAILAGGVIGIAAIYSDGLVNLQGMTLTAAMITMSVFGAIVMYIISMLSLFRLRKTEPNLERTFRAPGYPIVPGIALFLAVVCLVAMAWFNTVIGLVFLGFMIVGYLYFQLTAKQRSDAPADAMLTGI; from the coding sequence ATGACAACTACCACTCAACTCAAACCCACACTCGGCACCCTGCATTTATGGGGCATCGCCGTCGGCCTGGTGATTTCCGGCGAATACTTCGGCTGGAGTTACGGCTGGGGCACCGCAGGCACCCTGGGCTTCCTCGTCACCGCCCTCATGGTGGCGTTGATGTACACCTGCTTCATCTTCAGTTTCACCGAATTGACCACCGCGATTCCTCACGCGGGCGGGCCCTTTGCCTACAGCCGACGGGCCTTTGGCGAGAAAGGCGGCTTGATCGCCGGGATCGCCACCCTGATCGAATTCGTCTTTGCGCCCCCGGCCATTGCCATGGCGATTGGCGCCTACCTCAACGTGCAATTTCCGGAACTGGACCCCAAGCTCGCGGCGGTTGGCGCGTACATCGTGTTCATGACCCTGAACATCCTCGGCGTCAGCATCGCCGCCGCGTTCGAGCTGGTGGTCACCGTGCTGGCGGTCGCCGAGTTGCTGGTGTTCATGGGCGTGGTTGCGCCGGGCTTCAGCTTCAGTAACTTCGTGCTCAACGGCTGGTCCGGCTCCAACGAGTTCACCCTCGCCTCGATCCCGGGCATTTTCGCGGCGATCCCCTTCGCGATCTGGTTCTTCCTCGCCATCGAAGGCGCGGCCATGGCCGCCGAAGAAGCCAAGGACCCGAAACGCACCATCCCGCGCGCCTATGTCAGCGGCATCCTGACCCTGGTCTTCCTGGCCATCGGCGTGATGATCATGGCCGGCGGCGTGGGTGATTGGCGCACCCTGTCGAACATCAACGACCCGCTGCCCCAGGCCATGAAGGCGGTGGTCGGCAACAATTCAACGTGGATGCATATGCTGGTGTGGATCGGCCTGTTCGGCCTGGTGGCGAGTTTCCACGGGATCATCCTCGGCTACTCGCGGCAGTTCTTCGCCCTGGCCCGGGCCGGTTACCTGCCCCGTGGCTTGGCAAAACTGTCGCGCTTCCAAACTCCGCATCGGGCGATCCTGGCTGGCGGCGTCATCGGCATCGCGGCGATCTACAGCGATGGCCTGGTCAACCTGCAAGGCATGACGCTGACGGCGGCGATGATCACCATGTCGGTGTTCGGCGCCATCGTCATGTACATCATCAGCATGCTCAGCCTGTTTCGGCTGCGTAAGACCGAACCGAACCTGGAACGCACCTTCCGCGCGCCGGGCTACCCGATCGTGCCGGGCATTGCGCTGTTCCTGGCAGTGGTGTGCCTGGTGGCGATGGCGTGGTTCAACACCGTGATCGGGCTGGTGTTCCTGGGCTTCATGATTGTCGGCTACCTGTACTTCCAACTGACCGCCAAACAACGCTCCGATGCGCCGGCGGACGCTATGCTCACAGGTATCTGA
- a CDS encoding helix-turn-helix transcriptional regulator produces the protein MKILSSGDRFRALLKEAHIRSADFAKLYGVKSQHVNNWFNRGIPPGRIHSIASLLTVSPEWLAHGEGPQTPLGLGPGTTYEAAEIQGVYSVVEPTDIELPFYKEVPIAPGETKTHITEIPDQSIRLPRSHLESLEINPSDAICTTMVGDSMAERIEDGSTLAIDRGLTHIVDGQIYALEHDGMLRIKYLHRIPGNRLRLRSHNSAAYPDEVFSAEQIDAQNIRVIGWVFWWSTLNKQRPPVYD, from the coding sequence ATGAAAATACTTTCCAGTGGCGACCGCTTCAGAGCCCTTCTAAAAGAAGCCCATATCCGTTCCGCCGACTTCGCGAAGTTATACGGCGTGAAATCCCAGCACGTGAACAACTGGTTCAACCGTGGCATCCCACCCGGGCGCATCCACAGCATCGCCAGCCTGCTGACCGTCAGCCCAGAGTGGCTCGCCCACGGCGAGGGCCCGCAAACCCCATTGGGCCTCGGCCCCGGCACCACCTATGAAGCCGCCGAAATCCAGGGCGTCTACAGCGTGGTGGAACCCACGGACATCGAACTGCCTTTCTACAAGGAAGTGCCCATCGCCCCCGGCGAAACCAAAACCCACATCACCGAAATCCCCGACCAATCCATCCGCCTGCCCCGCAGCCACCTCGAATCCTTGGAAATAAACCCCAGCGACGCCATCTGCACCACCATGGTCGGCGACAGCATGGCCGAACGCATCGAAGACGGCTCCACCCTCGCCATCGACCGCGGCCTGACCCACATCGTCGACGGCCAGATCTACGCGCTTGAGCATGACGGGATGCTACGTATTAAATACCTGCACAGAATTCCCGGTAATCGGCTTCGGCTGCGCAGTCATAACAGTGCTGCGTATCCGGACGAGGTTTTCAGTGCAGAACAGATCGATGCGCAGAACATCAGGGTGATTGGCTGGGTGTTCTGGTGGTCGACACTCAACAAACAGAGGCCGCCTGTATACGACTGA
- a CDS encoding DedA family protein has translation MDFNPLDLILHLDVYLDMLVTNYGTWVYAILFLVIFCETGLVVMPFLPGDSLLFIAGAVAAGGAMDPLLLAGLLMLAAILGDSTNYLIGRTAGEKLFSNPNSKIFRRDYLQQTHDFYDKHGGKTVTLARFLPIIRTFAPFVAGVGKMNYLRFLGFSVLGTVLWVGGLVTLGYFFGNVPFIKQNLSLLVVGIILVSLLPMIISLVRSKLSQRASKA, from the coding sequence ATGGATTTCAATCCCCTCGACCTTATTCTGCATCTCGACGTCTACCTCGACATGCTGGTGACCAACTACGGCACATGGGTCTACGCCATCCTGTTCCTGGTGATCTTCTGCGAAACCGGCCTGGTGGTGATGCCGTTCCTGCCGGGCGATTCCCTGCTGTTCATCGCCGGCGCCGTGGCCGCCGGTGGCGCCATGGACCCGCTGCTGCTGGCCGGCCTGTTGATGCTCGCGGCGATTCTCGGCGACAGCACCAACTACCTCATCGGCCGCACCGCTGGCGAAAAACTGTTCAGCAACCCTAATTCGAAAATCTTCCGCCGCGACTACCTGCAGCAAACCCACGACTTCTACGACAAACACGGCGGCAAAACCGTGACCCTGGCGCGCTTCCTACCGATCATCCGCACCTTCGCGCCCTTCGTCGCTGGCGTCGGGAAAATGAATTACTTGCGCTTCCTCGGTTTCAGCGTCCTCGGCACCGTCCTCTGGGTCGGCGGCCTGGTCACCCTTGGCTACTTCTTCGGCAACGTACCGTTCATCAAGCAGAACCTGTCGCTGTTGGTGGTGGGCATCATCCTGGTATCGCTGCTGCCGATGATCATCAGCCTGGTGCGCAGCAAACTGAGCCAGCGCGCCTCCAAAGCCTGA
- a CDS encoding sigma-54-dependent Fis family transcriptional regulator yields the protein MHSNHLSRHAQQVLTVTQGKSHLQGPGSDPSIARSWLRCLEDYHLDPAQNLAPTVLEHGRVLESRERLQQVLHIAGTEMTSLHQQLSGAGHAVLLTDARGVILNCVTAPSERKIFERAGLWLGADWSEACEGTNGIGTCLVERQALTIHQEEHFRGRHTGLTCSASPVFDPQGELLAVLDVSSARPDVSRQSQFHTMALVNLSAKMIESCYFLRCFDNQWLLRFHLQAESVGLFSEGLLAFDGEGRISAVNQSALNLLGHIRGSLLGQRVEDFFDCSLDELLGRASVNASASWPLRTRDGRHLFAVLRGQPRSVPVPIAPAFKIIEPARLPGICLGDAALQEHFRKALRVFERDVPLLIQGETGSGKEAFAKAVHHASQRAGKQFVALNCAAIPESLIESELFGYRGGSFTGARKEGMRGKLQQADGGTLFLDEIGDMPLALQTRLLRVLEDRQVVPIGGEPEAVNVRIISATHRQLLDRVQDGSFREDLYYRLNGLEIPLPALRERGDKSQLLDFLLAEEAGAETVTLDEAARQALLGFDWPGNVRQLRNVLRTLAALCDGGRIGLEDLPAMIRQRPVALVETVAQRPLEDAERVALLDVLERQRWHMTHTAEQLGISRNTLYRKLRKHAIAR from the coding sequence ATGCACAGCAACCATTTGAGTCGCCATGCCCAACAAGTCCTGACGGTCACCCAGGGCAAGTCTCACTTGCAAGGGCCTGGTAGCGATCCGTCGATTGCCCGTTCCTGGCTGCGCTGCCTTGAGGACTATCACCTCGACCCGGCCCAGAACCTCGCGCCGACGGTGCTTGAGCATGGCCGGGTGCTGGAAAGCCGCGAGCGTCTGCAACAGGTGTTGCACATCGCCGGCACCGAAATGACCAGCCTCCACCAACAGCTCTCCGGCGCCGGCCACGCGGTGCTGCTGACCGACGCCCGGGGCGTGATCCTCAATTGTGTCACCGCCCCCAGCGAACGGAAGATTTTCGAACGGGCCGGGCTCTGGCTCGGCGCTGATTGGAGCGAAGCCTGCGAAGGCACCAATGGCATCGGCACCTGCCTGGTGGAGCGTCAGGCCCTGACCATCCACCAGGAAGAACACTTTCGTGGCCGCCACACCGGCCTGACCTGCTCGGCCAGCCCGGTCTTCGATCCCCAGGGCGAACTGCTGGCGGTGCTCGACGTGTCTTCGGCCCGGCCGGACGTGTCGCGCCAGAGCCAGTTCCACACCATGGCCCTGGTCAATCTCTCGGCGAAGATGATCGAGAGCTGCTATTTCCTGCGTTGCTTCGACAATCAATGGCTGCTGCGCTTTCACTTGCAGGCCGAGTCCGTGGGGTTGTTCAGCGAAGGCTTGCTGGCGTTCGACGGCGAAGGGCGGATCAGCGCGGTCAACCAGAGCGCGCTGAACCTCTTGGGGCATATTCGCGGCAGCTTGCTCGGCCAGCGAGTGGAAGACTTTTTCGATTGTTCGCTGGACGAGTTGCTCGGCCGCGCGAGCGTCAATGCCAGTGCGAGTTGGCCGTTGCGCACCCGTGACGGTCGGCATTTGTTCGCCGTGCTGCGGGGGCAGCCGCGTAGCGTGCCGGTGCCGATCGCCCCGGCGTTCAAAATCATCGAGCCCGCTCGCCTGCCGGGCATCTGCCTGGGGGATGCGGCGTTGCAGGAACATTTTCGCAAGGCCCTGCGGGTATTCGAGCGCGATGTGCCGTTGCTGATCCAGGGCGAAACCGGCTCCGGCAAGGAGGCGTTTGCCAAGGCCGTGCACCACGCCAGCCAGCGCGCCGGCAAGCAGTTCGTCGCCCTCAACTGCGCGGCCATCCCGGAAAGCCTGATCGAAAGCGAGCTGTTCGGCTATCGCGGCGGCAGCTTCACCGGTGCGCGCAAGGAAGGCATGCGCGGCAAGCTGCAACAGGCTGACGGCGGCACGCTGTTCCTCGATGAAATCGGCGACATGCCCCTGGCCTTGCAGACCCGTTTGCTGCGGGTGCTGGAAGACCGCCAAGTGGTACCCATCGGCGGCGAGCCCGAGGCGGTGAACGTGCGCATCATCAGCGCCACTCACCGGCAGTTGCTGGATCGGGTGCAGGACGGCAGTTTTCGTGAGGATTTATACTACCGGCTCAATGGGTTGGAAATCCCGCTGCCGGCGTTGCGCGAGCGCGGTGACAAGTCGCAGTTATTGGATTTTTTGCTGGCCGAAGAGGCGGGCGCCGAGACGGTGACCCTCGACGAAGCGGCGCGCCAGGCGTTGTTGGGGTTCGACTGGCCGGGCAACGTGCGGCAACTGCGTAATGTGCTGCGCACCCTGGCGGCGTTGTGCGACGGCGGGCGGATTGGGCTGGAGGACCTGCCCGCGATGATTCGCCAGCGCCCGGTGGCGCTGGTTGAAACCGTGGCGCAGCGGCCGCTGGAAGATGCCGAGCGTGTGGCGCTGCTCGACGTGCTGGAGCGCCAGCGCTGGCACATGACCCACACCGCCGAGCAACTGGGCATCAGCCGTAACACCCTGTACCGAAAACTGCGCAAGCACGCCATTGCCCGTTGA